In Saprospiraceae bacterium, the sequence TGGTATCAGGGGTAATGAGCAGACCAATTGGTATGGTGATGTAAATAGGCTGATTTTCTTCCTCATCCGGATTGAGAATGGGAGTCTGAATCAATATAAAGCGGAGGTTTTCATCCCAGCGTTCATATCGTGATCGTTCGTCCGGGTCAAGGGAATCCGTTAAATAATCAGAAGGAATTTCTTTGGAAACTGCAAATGATTCTAACTCATTTTGCTCAAAGGGAGGATGAATGTCTATCCAACACCCCGGCGAAGCTTGTTGCAACTGCTTCAAATGGCCATCTACCCTGGTATAAAATTGAATCATAACTACTGCCTGAGCCGTCCATGGTTAATATAAAATCCTTTTGTGGCCGCAATAATAGACAATTATTCGAAAATCTGTCTCGTTAAAGCCATTAAAATAAATATAACCACGCTTAAAGTTTCATAGACCTTTAACCTTGCAATCTTATTTGAGTCTCCAATCTACGAAACAGAAAAGCTCAAAATAGTGGACTTGGTAGATTACAATGGCTATTTATTCGAAAAAAGGTCACTAATGGTATTGATTGGATTAATTTGCATCATTAAAACCATATTCAAAAAAAATGAACTTTTTTAAACTGCTACTGGGTTCTTGTTTAGGTACTATCGCAGGGATATTACTTTTAGGAATTATAAGTTTTACCATACTGGCAGGACTGGCTAGTGTCTCCTCTAATCAATCCCATAAACCTCTGGACAAGGCCAGCTTTCTCGAAATACGATCTGACCACGTATATCCTGACAAAACTGACAATGTTGAAAAATTTAATTTTTCCCTGACTCAGAAAAAAGAAATTGGTCTCACTGACCTCTTACTTTGTATTAAAAAAGCTTCAAGCGATTCAAAAATAAAAGGGATTTTGTTCCGATCCACTTATTCTAATTTAGGAGCAGCCAGCGCACAGGCACTTCATAACGCGCTCTTAGATTTTAAAAAGTCCGGCAAACCAATCTATGCCTACGCTGATGTCTATACTGAAGGAGCCTACTATTTAGCATCTACCGCAGACAAAGTCATGCTCAACCCAAATGGCACCATCGACTTCAGAGGGTATGGCGCGATGATTCCTTTTTTTAAAGATCTTTTAGATAAGGTGGGGATAAAATTTGACATTTATTATGCCGGACAGTTCAAAAGTGCTACGGAACCTTTTAGGCTGGATAAGATGAGTGATCAAAACAGAAAACAAACCAGGGAGTACCTCGAAGATCTATACCAAATACATCTTGCGGATATCGCCAGCTCCCGGAACATCCCCATCGATCAAATCAGAAAAATAGCCAATGAATACCTCATTCAAAGTCCTCAGGATGCAGTGACCTACAAGTTGGCAGATACTTTGGGTTATGTTGATGATCTCTACAAATTATTACAGGAGGGTCTTAAAGGCTCTGATGCTGATAAACCATCGATTGTCACCATCAATCGATATTTTGAGACACCCGGAGTCAAACCTGTCGTAACTGGAGCCACCGATCGTATAGCAGTAGTATATGCTGAGGGAGAAATAGTAGATGGGGAAGGAAAATATGGTCAGACCGGATCTGCCAAATACACCAGAATCTTAAGAAAAATCAGGGAAGATGACAAAGTCAAAGCGGTCGTATTACGAATCAATAGCCCGGGGGGAAGCTCCATGGCATCTGACAATATCTTACATGAAGTCGATTTGATCAAATCAACCGGCAAGCCTATAGTAGTTTCAATGGGAGATTATGCTGCATCAGGAGGTTATTATATTGCTTGTCATGCGGACAGCATATTTGCTCAAGCTAACACTATCACCGGCTCTATCGGGGTATTCTTTATGGTGCCCAATGCCAGCGAACTCTTAAACGAAAAATTAGGAGTAAACATTGATACCGTAAAAACCGCTAAATACGCCACGGCCTTCAGCCCGCTCTTACCTTGGTCGTCTGAAGAAGGAGTGTTTGCACAAAAGCAAACAGATATGGTCTATGATAAATTTCTAACCGTTGTCTCGAAAGGCAGGCATCAGTCTAAAGACGATATCCATGCGATAGCTCAAGGTCGTGTATGGTCAGGGGCGAGAGCAAAATCCAATGGGCTGGTCGATCAAATTGGCGACCTCGATGCCGCCATGAATTGTGCAGCCCGATTGGCCAAACTAGAAAAATACAAGATCTCAGAATATCCACTCGTTAAAGATTCATGGACAAAACTAATTGAAGAAATCTCTAATGAGGATTCGAATACCGAGGACATTCTTTTAAAAAAATATTTCAAATCATGGTATCCTGCGGTCACCTATTTTAAACAGATGGACCAGGACTATTTTAAACCGAAGATGTTGATGCCTTTTCAACTTTTGTTAAAGTAAAAATAAATGAAGCTTCAGATTCAAAAAGTGATTGAATGAATACTGAAAGCAACTGAGATAGACGATTTAACGTAATTGCTTTTAAGAAAACTTTAAGTTTTGGAAGTTAGTATTTTATGAACACTTGTCCAATCTTGTACGTTTCCTTACCATCAAATACATTTTAAACATAAAATATCTCAACATGAAATTTTTCAGTTCTTTGCTTTTTTTGACATTTGCATTTGCATCTATTGCCAATATAGCTCCTAAACCAATACCATACAAAATCAATCCAACTGAAAGCAAGGTTGAATGGTTTGCTTCTAAAGTCACAGGTAAGCACAATGGTACCGTAGGCGTAAAAAGTGGCAACCTCGAATTTGAAGGTGAAAAACTGATGGCAGGAAAATTTGAAATTGACATGACTACACTTGCTATCACAGATCTGCAGGGAGAATGGGGCGCCAAACTATTAGGTCATTTAAAAAGTGATGATTTTTTTAGTGTAGAAAAATTTAATTCTGCGACGCTTGTGGTGAAAAATGCAGCGCTCCTGTCAGCAGGGGTATATACCGTTACTGCAGACATGACTATAAAGGGGATTACCAAAGAGGTGGTTTTTAATGCACTGGTGAATCAATCTGGTGGTACGGCCACTGCAGACATCAAATTGGACCGTACAGATTTTGATATCAGATATGGCAGTGGCAAATTTTTTCCAAATATTGGTGATAAAATGATCCACGACGAATTTAATCTCAAAGTCAATCTTGCCTTCGGCAAAGCTTTATAATAAAATGTCATAGGTTTTGTTTTAAAGCCATTCCGGGATGCCTGGGATGGCTTTTTTTTGCATCTTTGATAGAGACTATCACAAAAAGATATAATTAAAGACCTCAAATATGAATCATCTGGCCGGCAAAGTAATGTATATCACAGGAGGTACCAAAGGTATTGGCCTGGGTATCTTAAAAGAAGCTTTGAACCATGGAATGAAAGTAGCTGTCAGTGCGAGAAACATCGATACACTTGATACTACTGCATTTTCTAAAGATAATTTTCTGCTTCTGCATTCCGATGTTAAAAAAGCTGAAGATGAGCAAGCTGCTGTCGCTAAAATCAAAGCCCAATGGGGGCAGTTGGATGTGCTGATAGCCAATGCCGGAGTAGGTCATTTTGTACCCATTGATCAGATGACTTCAGCTCAATGGCATGATACAATTGACACCAATCTAACGGGAGTTTTCAACAGTGTACAGGCTGCTATTCCAATGCTCAAAGAAAGCCAGGGTTATATTATCACCGTAGCCAGCCTGGCAGGGACCAATTTTTTTCCACAGGCT encodes:
- a CDS encoding SDR family oxidoreductase: MNHLAGKVMYITGGTKGIGLGILKEALNHGMKVAVSARNIDTLDTTAFSKDNFLLLHSDVKKAEDEQAAVAKIKAQWGQLDVLIANAGVGHFVPIDQMTSAQWHDTIDTNLTGVFNSVQAAIPMLKESQGYIITVASLAGTNFFPQASAYNASKFGLVGFSQAIMLDLRPFKIKVTTIMPGSVATYFNNHIPDEKDAWKIQPEDIGKLVIDLLTMNPRTLPSKIEVRPSQTS
- a CDS encoding YceI family protein; translated protein: MKFFSSLLFLTFAFASIANIAPKPIPYKINPTESKVEWFASKVTGKHNGTVGVKSGNLEFEGEKLMAGKFEIDMTTLAITDLQGEWGAKLLGHLKSDDFFSVEKFNSATLVVKNAALLSAGVYTVTADMTIKGITKEVVFNALVNQSGGTATADIKLDRTDFDIRYGSGKFFPNIGDKMIHDEFNLKVNLAFGKAL
- the sppA gene encoding signal peptide peptidase SppA; protein product: MNFFKLLLGSCLGTIAGILLLGIISFTILAGLASVSSNQSHKPLDKASFLEIRSDHVYPDKTDNVEKFNFSLTQKKEIGLTDLLLCIKKASSDSKIKGILFRSTYSNLGAASAQALHNALLDFKKSGKPIYAYADVYTEGAYYLASTADKVMLNPNGTIDFRGYGAMIPFFKDLLDKVGIKFDIYYAGQFKSATEPFRLDKMSDQNRKQTREYLEDLYQIHLADIASSRNIPIDQIRKIANEYLIQSPQDAVTYKLADTLGYVDDLYKLLQEGLKGSDADKPSIVTINRYFETPGVKPVVTGATDRIAVVYAEGEIVDGEGKYGQTGSAKYTRILRKIREDDKVKAVVLRINSPGGSSMASDNILHEVDLIKSTGKPIVVSMGDYAASGGYYIACHADSIFAQANTITGSIGVFFMVPNASELLNEKLGVNIDTVKTAKYATAFSPLLPWSSEEGVFAQKQTDMVYDKFLTVVSKGRHQSKDDIHAIAQGRVWSGARAKSNGLVDQIGDLDAAMNCAARLAKLEKYKISEYPLVKDSWTKLIEEISNEDSNTEDILLKKYFKSWYPAVTYFKQMDQDYFKPKMLMPFQLLLK